The following are from one region of the Hyla sarda isolate aHylSar1 chromosome 6, aHylSar1.hap1, whole genome shotgun sequence genome:
- the LOC130275529 gene encoding DNA-directed RNA polymerase II subunit RPB1-like, which translates to MYTPVTHVHSSTLLCHPCTLLYTPLSPLYTPTPFCYPCILLCAPLSPTYTPLHPQHLSVTNVHHCHPLRPLSPMYTPVTHVHSSTLLCHPCTLLYTPLSPMYTPLHPSVTHVHSSTPLCHPCTPLYTHLLPIYTPLCSSVTHVHSSTPLYHQCTPLHPSVIHVYYSALLCHPRTLLYTPNTSLSPMYTTLSPPTPPFTHLHPSITHIHYPEPLCHPCTHLYTPNTPLSPTYTLLSPRTPLFHPLRPLSPMYTTLRSSVTHVHSSTPLCHPFPLLYTPLSLMYTPLHPSVTHLHSSKLLRHPCTLLYTLLSPMYTPTPFCYPCILLCAPLSPTYTPLHPQHLSVTNVHHSVTPFTPFHPFTPIYHSYTLL; encoded by the exons atgtatactcctgttacccatgtacactcctctacgctcctctgtcacccat gtacactcctctacacccctctatcaccattgtacacccctacacccttctgttatccatgtatactactctgcgctcctctgtcacccacttacactcctctacacccccaacacctctctgtcaccaatgtacaccactgtcaccccctacgccccctgtcacccatgtatactcctgttacccatgtacactcctctacgctcctctgtcacccatgtacactcctctacacccctctgtcacccatgtacactcctctacacccctctgtcacccatgtacactcctctacaccactctgtcacccatgtacacccctctacacccatctgttacccatttacactcctctatgctcctccgtcacccatgtacactcctctacacccctctatcaccaatgtacacccctacacccttctgttatccatgtatactactctgcgctcctctgtcacccacgtacactcctctacacccccaacacctctctgtcaccaatgtacaccactctgtcaccccctacgccccctttcacccatttacacccatctatcactcatatacactaccctgaaccactctgccacccatgtacacatctctacacccccaacacccctctgtcacctacgtacacccttctatcaccccgtacacccctctttcaccccctacgtcccctgtcacccatgtacactactctacgatcctctgtcacccatgtacactcctctacacccctctgtcacccatttccactcctctacacccctctgtcactcatgtacactcctcttcacccatctgttacccatttacactcctctaagctcctccgtcacccatgtacactcctctacacccttctatcaccaatgtacacccctacacccttctgttatccatgtatactactctgcgctcctctgtcacccacgtacactcctctacacccccaacacctctctgtcaccaatgtacaccactctgtcacccccttcaccccctttcacccatttacacccatctatcactcatatacactcctctaa